One part of the Treponema sp. OMZ 787 genome encodes these proteins:
- a CDS encoding FtsX-like permease family protein — protein sequence MFKLSVINAKKSFKDYSIYIITVALCIAFLCTIFTVSQDEQINNPRLRNMETFKALFSCAKVAVIFVLFWFIRYMGKYIFNLRLKEFASYMLLGVENKNINLLYGIEQAMLGLFSCALGLVLGSLLYTVLPKIVMSFLDLEYKTTLFLPVSEVVKTVLVVFCIYAFYIFKGSLKFKHIKIIDLLKQAAENEKIKVKRFTMPLFVFLFLLLASYAYILHGVTKENPGNLYTLSFFGMLIGLFGIAYFFPAFIFKLKTRGSNSYEQKNLAAIFSNSKLASFAAKLGLITLLALVGLVAFNMGFMSVGFYNLDREGKVLYDLTLLHAQDSPDSKDVVDFDKGVSALLDAKIGIVSEAVISEYYDTHTEIWYAFTGEESPIPQRVTSLSVYNQVRRMHGMDAVSLEPEQFILNVDMLTYDEKPHLEDKSYPIFDKLYRPKEVIVLPIRAMDSRLCIVVADSEIPNVIPKQRKHFWNLKPSDSEDALQNTLVEICRELGRPVHRIEKNGRIIEVPDKEFTTRYQSIRQYKVTAAAFIMVSFYIGIILLTATGSVLASSAMAEAGINTYRCGVLSKLGMEQKDIGTLIKKQIYFFFVFPVSLALPAGIGINMLIINNTYYYGNYYVFIAQTLVPQVVLYLAVFFLYYLMTYKLYKNMVKPFIR from the coding sequence ATGTTTAAGTTAAGTGTAATAAACGCAAAAAAATCTTTTAAAGACTATTCAATATACATAATAACGGTTGCGTTATGTATCGCTTTTTTATGTACGATTTTTACGGTCAGTCAAGATGAGCAAATAAATAATCCCCGTCTGCGCAATATGGAAACATTTAAAGCTTTGTTTTCCTGTGCCAAGGTTGCGGTAATTTTTGTTTTGTTTTGGTTTATACGCTATATGGGAAAGTACATTTTTAACTTGCGCCTGAAAGAATTCGCTTCGTATATGCTTTTGGGGGTCGAAAATAAAAACATCAATCTATTATACGGGATTGAACAAGCTATGTTGGGGCTTTTTTCCTGCGCGTTGGGACTTGTGTTAGGCTCGCTTTTGTATACGGTACTTCCCAAAATCGTTATGTCTTTTTTGGATTTGGAGTATAAGACAACACTTTTTTTACCGGTGTCCGAGGTTGTAAAAACGGTTTTGGTTGTATTTTGTATATATGCGTTTTATATTTTTAAGGGGTCGCTAAAATTTAAACATATAAAGATAATAGATTTACTTAAGCAAGCGGCCGAAAACGAAAAAATAAAAGTAAAAAGATTTACTATGCCCCTGTTTGTTTTTTTATTTTTGTTGCTTGCTTCGTACGCTTATATTCTCCATGGGGTAACAAAAGAAAACCCGGGTAATTTATATACCCTTTCGTTTTTCGGTATGCTTATCGGTTTGTTCGGTATTGCATATTTTTTTCCCGCCTTTATATTTAAATTAAAAACACGGGGAAGCAATTCGTATGAGCAAAAGAATTTGGCGGCAATTTTTTCAAACAGCAAACTTGCTTCTTTTGCGGCAAAACTCGGCTTAATTACGCTTCTTGCCCTTGTCGGTTTGGTTGCGTTTAATATGGGCTTTATGTCGGTAGGTTTTTATAATCTCGACAGAGAAGGCAAGGTACTATACGATTTGACGCTTTTACATGCTCAGGATTCCCCCGATTCAAAAGATGTAGTCGATTTTGATAAGGGAGTAAGCGCTCTTTTGGATGCAAAAATAGGCATTGTAAGTGAAGCCGTTATTTCCGAATATTACGATACACACACCGAAATATGGTATGCCTTTACGGGTGAAGAATCTCCTATACCGCAGAGAGTTACCTCCTTATCCGTATATAATCAAGTACGCCGTATGCACGGTATGGATGCGGTGAGTCTTGAGCCGGAGCAATTTATTTTAAATGTCGATATGCTTACATACGATGAAAAGCCTCATCTTGAAGATAAGTCCTATCCCATTTTTGATAAATTGTACAGACCTAAGGAAGTGATCGTGCTTCCCATACGGGCAATGGATTCACGCCTTTGTATTGTCGTTGCCGACAGCGAAATACCGAATGTAATCCCTAAGCAAAGAAAACACTTCTGGAATTTAAAACCTTCCGACAGCGAAGATGCGCTGCAAAATACCTTGGTCGAAATATGCCGCGAACTGGGACGGCCGGTACACAGAATCGAAAAAAACGGACGGATTATCGAAGTTCCCGACAAAGAATTTACAACAAGGTATCAAAGTATACGGCAGTATAAAGTAACGGCGGCCGCTTTTATAATGGTTTCGTTTTATATAGGCATTATTCTTTTAACTGCGACCGGTTCCGTTTTGGCAAGTTCGGCGATGGCGGAAGCCGGGATTAATACATACCGCTGCGGGGTGCTAAGCAAACTGGGAATGGAGCAAAAAGATATAGGCACTTTAATAAAAAAGCAAATATATTTTTTCTTTGTGTTTCCCGTAAGCCTTGCATTACCGGCAGGGATAGGAATAAATATGCTTATAATAAACAATACTTACTATTACGGCAATTATTATGTATTTATCGCTCAAACGCTTGTTCCGCAAGTAGTTTTATACCTTGCAGTTTTTTTTCTGTATTACCTTATGACGTATAAGTTGTATAAAAATATGGTAAAACCTTTCATAAGATAA
- a CDS encoding ABC transporter ATP-binding protein, whose protein sequence is MYMILQTRNLVKTYGKGENAVNVVDGFSFDLAEGEFLSVMGPSGSGKSTLLNCISTIDSPTSGSILINGKELQSLKPKETARFRRENLGFIFQEYNLIDALRVKENIALSLMLNRERKEKIAEEVNNIASLLGIDSLLDKYPYEISGGEKQRTACARAVIHKPKILMADEPSGALDSHSTKVLMETFSKINKKLGTTIIMVTHDAFCASYSGRVLFLKDGKLFSELKNVHNSRRAFYEEIFKAAIALGE, encoded by the coding sequence TTGTATATGATTTTACAAACACGGAACTTGGTTAAAACCTACGGAAAGGGTGAAAATGCCGTAAATGTTGTCGACGGTTTTTCTTTTGATCTTGCAGAAGGAGAATTTCTTTCGGTAATGGGGCCTTCGGGAAGCGGTAAATCCACGTTGCTCAATTGTATTTCTACTATCGATTCTCCTACAAGCGGGAGTATTTTAATCAACGGCAAGGAATTACAGTCTCTTAAGCCTAAAGAAACCGCCCGGTTCCGAAGAGAAAATTTGGGCTTTATTTTTCAGGAATATAATTTAATAGATGCGCTTCGGGTAAAAGAAAATATTGCGTTGAGCTTAATGCTTAACCGTGAACGTAAAGAAAAAATTGCAGAAGAAGTTAATAATATCGCTTCTCTTTTAGGGATAGACTCCTTACTCGATAAATATCCGTACGAAATATCGGGCGGTGAAAAGCAAAGGACAGCGTGCGCACGGGCGGTAATCCATAAACCTAAGATTCTTATGGCGGATGAACCGAGCGGGGCATTGGATTCGCATTCGACAAAAGTTTTAATGGAAACCTTTAGCAAAATAAATAAAAAACTGGGTACAACCATTATAATGGTAACGCACGACGCTTTTTGCGCTTCGTATTCCGGCAGGGTGCTTTTTTTAAAAGACGGAAAATTGTTTTCGGAATTAAAAAACGTACATAATTCGCGCCGTGCATTTTATGAAGAGATTTTTAAAGCGGCAATCGCCTTGGGGGAGTGA
- a CDS encoding YafY family protein yields the protein MKLERILEIIIYLLNHEKVSAKYLADYFNVSVRTIQRDMASIAEAGIPVYTLGGRYGGYAVLENYKIKNINIKNSEQQIIINALESLATSYTNDKLNSLIQKYNAIIEKEGGQKVFWDFSVTKENKKVQDSNMLLEEAINSKNYIVFDYRNSEGKSSHVCAEPLAIHYKWYAWYLFSYIKEKKEYRTFKVARMQNLVLSKERSFIKHGDIQQKMKEAELAYYKTCIDIEIAFDEKDASIIEEYFPDSVIEKISSQKYKTHIRVPARERLWKALLLSFGDKVKVISPKDYQEELIKTAKSFLSNYGKNLLGSI from the coding sequence ATGAAACTTGAACGCATTCTTGAAATTATTATATATTTATTAAACCACGAAAAAGTTTCGGCAAAGTATTTAGCCGACTATTTTAATGTGTCGGTTAGAACTATTCAGCGCGATATGGCAAGCATAGCAGAAGCCGGAATCCCTGTGTATACATTGGGCGGAAGATACGGCGGCTATGCTGTCTTGGAAAATTATAAAATAAAAAACATCAACATCAAAAACAGCGAACAGCAGATTATTATAAACGCCTTGGAAAGTCTTGCAACCTCATATACAAACGATAAGCTAAATTCTTTAATCCAAAAATACAATGCAATTATCGAAAAAGAAGGCGGGCAAAAAGTATTTTGGGATTTTAGCGTTACAAAAGAAAATAAAAAAGTGCAGGATTCCAATATGCTTTTAGAAGAAGCTATCAACAGTAAAAACTATATTGTTTTCGATTACCGCAATTCCGAAGGGAAAAGCTCCCATGTTTGCGCGGAACCTCTTGCCATTCATTATAAATGGTATGCATGGTATTTATTTTCATACATCAAAGAAAAAAAAGAATATAGAACCTTTAAGGTTGCACGTATGCAAAATCTTGTTCTCTCAAAAGAAAGGTCTTTTATAAAACACGGCGACATACAACAAAAGATGAAAGAAGCAGAGCTTGCCTATTATAAAACCTGCATCGATATAGAAATCGCCTTTGACGAAAAAGATGCTTCTATTATCGAAGAATACTTCCCCGATTCCGTAATCGAAAAAATTTCTTCTCAAAAATACAAAACCCATATTCGTGTTCCTGCAAGGGAGCGCTTATGGAAGGCTCTCCTCCTCAGCTTCGGAGACAAAGTAAAGGTTATCTCTCCAAAAGATTACCAAGAAGAACTTATAAAAACCGCAAAAAGTTTTTTATCCAATTACGGCAAAAATCTTCTTGGAAGCATTTGA